The proteins below are encoded in one region of Enhydrobacter sp.:
- the ptsP gene encoding phosphoenolpyruvate--protein phosphotransferase → MARGVSAEETLGEVVRLVANEMVAEVCSIYILRAGEVLELFATQGLNPTAVHRTRLRVGEGLVGDIAAHGRPLALDDAQSHPQFAYRPETGEEVYHSLAGVPILRAGRVLGVLVVQNRTRRQYDEEEIETLQTIAMVLAEMVAAGHLVSPNEVQQVDGLGLLPLRIDGVQLTTGVAIGRAVLHEPRIVIQRVVAEDVHAEQKRFEEALESVRDEVDRMLEAHDMQSGEHREVLETFRMFVDDRGWRERVREAIGSGLTAEAGVQRAFDDVRTRLGQSTDPYIRERLSDLQDLTNRLLLRLTGRAAAEPSAQPDDVIVIARDMGPAELLDYDRARLRGVVLEEGSAMSHVAIVARALDIPVVGRAPDVLSRVEPGDAIVVDGDSAQVLVRPAEDVLQTVYAAIEARTERRRKYAALRDLPSATRDQARIGLHMNAGLLIDMQHLEETGADGVGLYRTEIPFMVRSEFPDVEAQAWLYGRVLDIADGRPVTFRTLDVGGDKVLPYIDSFGDDNPAMGWRAIRIGLDRPAMLRRQLRALIQAAGGRPLSVMFPMIADVSELMAARRLLDLELERARRRGLPEPGRLRVGIMFEVPALAWQLDSLLPHVDFVSVGTNDLMQFLFAADRGNTRVAARYDSLSPALLRLLHFVVEKTRPVGVDLAVCGEMAGRPVEALALLAIGVRTLSMSPASIGPVKAMIRSLDLAEASAFVSSALAQPDRPLRETLRLFAADHAIEI, encoded by the coding sequence ATGGCGCGTGGCGTCTCTGCAGAGGAGACGCTCGGCGAGGTCGTGCGGCTGGTCGCCAACGAAATGGTGGCCGAGGTCTGCTCGATCTACATCCTGCGGGCGGGCGAGGTGCTCGAGCTGTTCGCAACCCAGGGCCTCAATCCTACCGCCGTGCATCGCACCCGCCTTCGCGTCGGCGAGGGCCTGGTGGGCGACATAGCGGCCCATGGCCGGCCGCTCGCCCTGGACGACGCGCAGAGCCATCCGCAATTCGCCTACCGGCCGGAGACCGGCGAGGAGGTCTACCATTCGCTGGCCGGCGTGCCGATCCTGCGTGCCGGCCGCGTGCTGGGTGTCCTGGTCGTGCAGAATCGCACGCGCCGCCAGTACGACGAGGAAGAGATCGAGACCCTGCAGACCATCGCCATGGTGCTGGCGGAGATGGTCGCGGCCGGTCATCTCGTCAGCCCCAACGAGGTCCAGCAAGTCGACGGGCTCGGCCTGCTGCCGCTCCGTATCGACGGTGTGCAGCTCACGACCGGCGTCGCCATCGGCCGCGCCGTGCTGCACGAGCCGCGCATCGTCATCCAGCGTGTCGTGGCCGAAGACGTCCATGCCGAGCAGAAGCGTTTCGAGGAGGCGCTCGAGTCGGTCCGCGACGAGGTCGACCGCATGCTCGAGGCGCACGACATGCAGTCGGGCGAGCATCGCGAGGTGCTCGAGACCTTTCGCATGTTCGTCGACGATCGCGGCTGGCGGGAACGCGTGCGCGAGGCCATCGGCTCGGGCCTGACGGCGGAAGCCGGCGTCCAGCGCGCCTTCGACGATGTGCGCACCCGCCTGGGCCAGTCGACCGATCCCTATATCCGCGAGCGCCTGAGCGACCTGCAGGATCTCACCAACCGCCTTCTGCTGCGGTTGACCGGAAGGGCCGCGGCCGAACCAAGCGCCCAGCCCGACGACGTGATCGTCATCGCCCGCGACATGGGGCCCGCCGAACTGCTCGACTACGACCGCGCCCGCCTGCGCGGCGTGGTGTTGGAGGAAGGCTCGGCCATGAGCCATGTCGCGATCGTGGCGCGCGCTCTCGACATTCCGGTTGTGGGACGCGCGCCCGACGTGCTGTCTCGCGTCGAGCCGGGCGACGCCATCGTTGTCGACGGCGACAGTGCACAGGTTCTGGTGCGACCGGCCGAGGACGTGTTGCAGACGGTCTATGCCGCGATCGAGGCGCGCACCGAGCGCCGGCGCAAGTACGCGGCCCTGCGCGACCTGCCATCGGCGACCCGGGACCAGGCGCGCATCGGCCTGCACATGAATGCCGGCCTGCTGATCGACATGCAGCATCTGGAGGAAACCGGCGCCGACGGCGTCGGTCTCTACAGGACCGAGATCCCGTTCATGGTGCGCTCGGAATTCCCCGACGTGGAAGCGCAGGCCTGGCTCTATGGCCGCGTGCTCGACATCGCCGACGGCCGCCCCGTGACCTTCAGGACGCTCGATGTCGGTGGCGACAAGGTGCTGCCCTATATCGACTCGTTCGGCGACGACAATCCGGCGATGGGCTGGCGCGCGATCCGCATCGGGCTCGATCGTCCGGCGATGTTGCGCCGCCAGTTGCGCGCGCTGATTCAGGCGGCCGGCGGAAGGCCGCTGTCGGTGATGTTCCCGATGATCGCCGACGTGTCGGAGCTGATGGCTGCGCGTCGCTTGCTCGACCTCGAGCTCGAGCGCGCCCGCCGGCGCGGCCTGCCGGAGCCCGGCCGCCTGCGCGTTGGCATAATGTTCGAGGTCCCGGCGCTCGCCTGGCAGCTCGACAGTCTGTTGCCTCACGTCGACTTCGTTTCCGTTGGTACGAACGACCTGATGCAATTTCTGTTTGCGGCGGACCGGGGGAATACGCGGGTGGCGGCGCGCTACGATAGCTTGTCGCCTGCCCTGCTCCGACTGCTACATTTTGTTGTGGAAAAGACCCGACCGGTCGGCGTCGACCTCGCCGTGTGCGGCGAGATGGCGGGCCGGCCGGTCGAGGCGCTGGCACTGCTGGCAATCGGCGTTCGTACTTTGTCGATGTCGCCGGCGTCGATTGGTCCCGTTAAGGCTATGATTCGTTCTCTCGATCTCGCGGAAGCAAGCGCGTTTGTATCTTCGGCGCTGGCGCAACCCGACCGACCCCTGCGCGAGACGCTGCGCTTGTTCGCGGCGGATCATGCCATCGAAATTTAG
- a CDS encoding helix-turn-helix domain-containing protein has translation MPDQVEWRAAEHDTTTGHAVGRLLREQREERGISIEEVAKSLRIRAAFLKAIEQGRFEELPGAAYIPAFLRGYASYLGLDAQKVLTAYQLSGSLPVVRPVSLPADFPMAERRAPVGLAVLTVLLVIAAGYAVWHYLPQQQPIVAEKVPPVPDRLLAERPAKDDASTSETAHLASAPAVVTPSQVQSKVRSAPPAPSTPARAPAAASASPTTPPETPLVPPPAVIAVPAAPPPVMMTVPSAGQALAAQPPAIETQPAPPPAAETQEAVARPAPPTSTDPAMVVATPTKSDTKVIVRSNSWVELRSPNGDVLAQTYVRAGESYIVPAGISYRIIEAR, from the coding sequence ATGCCGGATCAGGTTGAGTGGCGAGCGGCGGAGCATGACACCACGACAGGGCATGCCGTTGGTCGGTTGTTGCGCGAACAGCGCGAAGAGCGTGGTATCAGCATCGAGGAAGTGGCAAAGAGCCTGCGCATTCGTGCGGCCTTCCTCAAGGCAATCGAACAGGGCCGTTTCGAGGAGCTGCCGGGTGCGGCCTATATCCCTGCCTTCCTGCGCGGCTATGCGAGCTATCTCGGCCTCGATGCCCAGAAGGTCCTGACGGCCTACCAGCTCTCCGGCTCCTTGCCCGTCGTGCGGCCGGTTTCCCTGCCGGCCGACTTCCCGATGGCCGAAAGGCGGGCTCCGGTCGGCCTTGCAGTGTTGACGGTGCTGCTGGTGATCGCCGCCGGCTATGCCGTTTGGCACTATCTGCCGCAGCAGCAGCCGATCGTTGCCGAGAAGGTACCGCCCGTGCCGGACCGCCTGCTTGCGGAGCGACCGGCGAAGGACGATGCCTCGACGAGCGAGACGGCTCATCTTGCGTCGGCGCCTGCGGTCGTGACGCCCAGCCAAGTCCAGTCGAAGGTCCGTTCGGCGCCGCCGGCCCCCTCGACGCCGGCCCGTGCGCCGGCCGCCGCTTCAGCGTCCCCGACGACTCCGCCCGAGACACCTCTCGTGCCGCCGCCGGCGGTGATCGCCGTGCCGGCTGCGCCGCCGCCGGTGATGATGACAGTGCCGTCCGCCGGGCAGGCGCTCGCCGCGCAGCCGCCGGCGATCGAGACCCAGCCTGCGCCGCCGCCCGCGGCCGAGACGCAAGAGGCCGTGGCGCGCCCGGCGCCGCCGACCAGCACCGATCCCGCCATGGTCGTCGCGACCCCGACCAAGTCGGACACCAAGGTGATCGTCCGGTCGAACAGCTGGGTCGAGCTGCGGTCTCCCAATGGAGACGTTCTGGCGCAGACTTACGTGCGAGCCGGCGAGAGCTATATCGTGCCGGCGGGTATCTCCTATCGCATCATCGAAGCCCGTTGA
- the ispG gene encoding flavodoxin-dependent (E)-4-hydroxy-3-methylbut-2-enyl-diphosphate synthase, which translates to MSIRPYRDIVRRQSRQVMVGSVAVGGGAPISVQTMTNTLTADAEATIAQIRRCEEAGVDIIRVSCPDEDSTAALSRIVKASKVPIVADIHFHYKRAIEAADAGAACLRINPGNIGNADRVREVVKAAKDHGVSMRIGVNAGSLEKDLLEKYGEPCPEAMVESALDHARILQDHDFHNFKISVKASDVFLAVAAYQQLGDACDYPLHIGITEAGALRTGTVKSAIGLGSLLWAGIGDTIRVSLSAEPEEEVRVGFELLKALNLRHRGVNIVSCPSCARQQYDVIRTVEALEKRVAHITTPMTVSVIGCVVNGPGEARETDIGFTGGGNGTHQVYVAGVPHHRLKDASIVDHLAELIEKKAAEIEAAKAAGKAEDADRHRVAAE; encoded by the coding sequence ATGAGCATCAGGCCTTATCGCGATATCGTGCGCCGCCAGTCGCGGCAGGTGATGGTCGGCTCCGTCGCCGTGGGCGGGGGCGCCCCGATTTCGGTGCAGACCATGACCAATACGCTGACGGCGGATGCCGAAGCGACGATTGCGCAAATCCGCCGTTGCGAGGAGGCGGGGGTCGACATCATCCGTGTGTCCTGCCCCGACGAGGATTCGACGGCGGCTTTGTCGCGGATCGTGAAGGCATCGAAGGTGCCGATCGTGGCCGACATCCATTTCCACTACAAACGGGCAATCGAGGCGGCCGATGCAGGTGCGGCTTGCCTGCGCATCAATCCGGGCAATATCGGCAACGCCGACCGGGTGCGCGAGGTGGTGAAGGCCGCCAAGGATCACGGCGTGTCGATGCGCATCGGCGTCAATGCCGGGTCGCTGGAGAAGGATCTCCTGGAGAAGTACGGCGAGCCTTGTCCGGAGGCGATGGTCGAATCGGCCCTCGACCATGCACGCATCCTGCAGGATCATGATTTCCACAACTTCAAGATCAGCGTGAAGGCGTCCGACGTCTTCCTGGCCGTCGCCGCCTACCAGCAGCTTGGCGATGCCTGCGATTACCCGCTGCATATCGGCATCACGGAGGCAGGCGCCTTGCGCACCGGCACCGTGAAGTCGGCCATCGGGCTGGGCTCGCTCCTGTGGGCGGGCATTGGCGACACCATTCGCGTCTCGCTCTCGGCCGAGCCGGAGGAGGAGGTGCGGGTCGGCTTCGAGCTTCTCAAGGCCCTGAACCTCCGTCATCGCGGCGTCAACATCGTCTCCTGCCCGTCCTGCGCCCGTCAGCAGTACGACGTCATTCGCACCGTCGAGGCGCTGGAGAAGCGGGTGGCGCACATCACCACGCCCATGACCGTGTCCGTGATCGGCTGCGTCGTGAACGGGCCCGGCGAGGCGCGCGAGACCGACATCGGCTTCACCGGCGGCGGCAACGGCACGCATCAGGTCTACGTCGCCGGCGTACCGCACCATCGCCTGAAGGATGCGAGCATCGTCGATCATCTGGCCGAGCTGATCGAGAAGAAGGCGGCCGAGATCGAGGCGGCGAAGGCTGCGGGCAAGGCCGAGGACGCCGACCGGCATCGCGTCGCCGCGGAGTAG
- the hisS gene encoding histidine--tRNA ligase produces the protein MSKRQPVRGTHDLLPDEYRRFAHVVETARDVARLYGYREMATPIFEFTELFARSIGETTDVVSKEMYTFNDRGNESLTLRPEYTAGICRAFISNGELAQQLPLKVFAAGPMFRYERPQKGRQRQFHQIDVEVLGAPEPGADIEVITLAADILERLGILDRCVLKLNSLGDPESRQAYRRVLYDYYCQHESRLSEDSRSRLQRNPLRILDSKDDGDKAVNALAPSFTDHLNAASREFFTAVKGGLTAAGIPFEIDPALVRGLDYYTHTAFEFVTTHIGAQGTVLGGGRYDGLIEELGGPPTSGIGWAGGIERLMMLANEPAPLPRPVVIAPLGAAAEAKVLGIARALRRAGIAVEQDYRGTMKRRLQRANKLKARAVVIIGDDELAKGVAQVKDLDSGAQREVALDRLAAALDG, from the coding sequence GTGAGCAAACGCCAACCCGTACGGGGTACGCACGATCTTCTTCCCGATGAGTACAGGCGCTTCGCCCACGTGGTGGAGACCGCACGCGATGTCGCCCGCCTCTACGGCTACCGCGAGATGGCGACGCCCATCTTCGAGTTTACCGAGCTGTTCGCGCGCAGCATCGGCGAGACCACGGACGTCGTCTCCAAGGAGATGTACACCTTCAACGACCGCGGAAACGAATCGCTGACGCTGAGGCCGGAATACACCGCAGGCATTTGCCGCGCATTCATCTCCAACGGCGAACTGGCCCAGCAGCTTCCGCTCAAGGTCTTCGCCGCCGGGCCCATGTTCCGCTACGAACGGCCGCAGAAGGGCCGCCAACGGCAGTTCCACCAGATCGACGTCGAGGTGCTGGGCGCGCCCGAGCCGGGCGCCGACATCGAGGTGATCACGCTCGCCGCCGACATCCTGGAGCGGCTGGGCATCCTCGACCGCTGCGTGCTGAAGCTCAACTCCCTAGGCGATCCGGAATCGCGCCAAGCCTATCGCCGCGTCCTGTACGACTACTATTGCCAGCACGAGAGCAGGCTCTCCGAGGATTCGCGGAGCCGGCTGCAGCGAAATCCTCTGCGCATCCTCGACAGCAAGGATGACGGCGACAAGGCAGTGAACGCCCTGGCGCCTTCGTTCACCGACCACCTGAACGCCGCCAGCCGCGAGTTCTTCACCGCAGTGAAGGGCGGCCTGACCGCCGCTGGCATCCCGTTCGAGATCGATCCTGCCCTGGTGCGCGGCCTCGACTACTATACGCACACGGCGTTCGAGTTCGTGACCACCCATATCGGCGCGCAAGGCACCGTGCTGGGCGGCGGGCGGTACGACGGCCTGATCGAGGAGCTGGGTGGTCCGCCGACGTCGGGCATCGGCTGGGCAGGCGGCATCGAGCGGCTGATGATGCTGGCCAACGAGCCGGCGCCGCTGCCGCGGCCGGTGGTGATCGCGCCGCTGGGTGCCGCCGCGGAGGCGAAGGTGCTCGGCATCGCGCGGGCCTTGCGGCGGGCCGGCATCGCCGTCGAGCAGGACTATCGCGGCACCATGAAGCGGCGCCTGCAGCGTGCCAACAAGCTCAAGGCGCGCGCCGTCGTCATCATAGGCGACGACGAGCTCGCCAAGGGTGTGGCCCAGGTCAAGGACCTCGACAGCGGCGCCCAGCGCGAGGTGGCGCTCGACCGGCTCGCCGCCGCCCTCGACGGTTGA
- the prfA gene encoding peptide chain release factor 1, which translates to MSLWQKLDQVVARHAELQAALADGTLDSQKFVAASKEYADLGPLVDAVNAWRKAEQELKDAEALAADPDMKAMAEEEAAELRKRLPALERTVKRMLLPKDAADERNAILEIRAGTGGEEAALFAADLFRMYQRYAAEHGWKFEVMEVSDTGIGGYKEAIAIVSGKGVFARLKFESGVHRVQRVPATEASGRIHTSAATVAVLPEAEEFDVKIDEKDLRIDVFRSSGPGGQSVNTTDSAVRITHIPTGVVVSQQDEKSQHKNKAKAMKILRARLYDAERQRRDDARAADRKGQVGSGDRSERIRTYNFPQSRVTDHRINLTLYRLDEVMEGRALDEIIDALIADDEASRLAELST; encoded by the coding sequence GTGTCGCTCTGGCAGAAGCTCGACCAGGTTGTGGCGCGCCACGCCGAGCTGCAGGCGGCGCTCGCGGACGGCACGCTCGACTCGCAGAAGTTCGTTGCGGCGTCCAAGGAATATGCCGATCTCGGGCCGCTGGTCGACGCCGTCAATGCCTGGCGCAAGGCGGAGCAGGAGCTGAAGGACGCCGAGGCGCTGGCGGCCGATCCCGACATGAAGGCGATGGCGGAGGAGGAGGCGGCCGAGCTCAGGAAGCGCCTGCCCGCGCTCGAGCGCACCGTGAAGCGCATGCTGCTGCCGAAAGACGCCGCCGACGAGCGGAACGCAATCCTCGAGATCCGCGCCGGCACCGGCGGCGAGGAGGCGGCGCTTTTCGCGGCCGATCTTTTCCGTATGTACCAGCGCTATGCGGCCGAGCACGGCTGGAAGTTCGAGGTGATGGAGGTCTCCGATACCGGCATCGGCGGCTACAAGGAGGCCATCGCCATCGTCAGCGGAAAGGGCGTGTTCGCCCGTCTGAAGTTCGAATCGGGCGTTCATCGCGTGCAGCGGGTGCCGGCAACGGAGGCCTCGGGCCGGATCCACACCTCGGCGGCGACGGTGGCCGTGCTACCGGAAGCCGAGGAGTTCGACGTCAAGATCGACGAGAAGGATCTGCGCATCGACGTTTTCCGTTCGTCGGGCCCGGGCGGCCAGTCGGTCAACACGACCGACTCGGCGGTGCGCATCACCCATATCCCGACCGGCGTGGTGGTCAGCCAGCAGGACGAGAAGAGCCAGCACAAGAACAAGGCCAAGGCGATGAAGATCCTGCGTGCTCGCCTCTACGATGCCGAGCGCCAGCGGCGCGATGATGCGCGGGCCGCCGACCGCAAGGGCCAGGTCGGAAGCGGCGATCGCAGCGAGCGTATCCGGACGTACAATTTTCCCCAGAGCCGCGTGACCGACCATCGCATCAACCTGACGCTCTACCGGCTCGACGAGGTGATGGAAGGCCGTGCACTCGACGAGATCATCGACGCGTTGATCGCCGACGACGAGGCGTCGCGCCTGGCGGAGCTGTCGACCTGA
- the prmC gene encoding peptide chain release factor N(5)-glutamine methyltransferase, with translation MRDTAVALTAAGIDNVRLEARLLLAKASGLSVEALIAHGPESAPPPVVAALRSLTARRVQREPMAYILGEREFWGLPFKVTPAVLVPRPDSETLIEAALTLLADRHRAWRLLDLGVGSGCLLLTLLKELPQANGVGLEASHDALAVARRNAVSLGVTSRATLVQGDWRQAGWEDRLGGPFDLVVSNPPYIETAAISGLMPEVSRYEPRAALDGGPDGLDAYRTISLAGCRLVTPGGHLLMEVGQGQATEVAGIFAAAGLSPRPPWKDLGGVERVVGARH, from the coding sequence CTGCGCGACACCGCCGTCGCGCTGACGGCGGCCGGCATCGACAATGTCCGCCTCGAGGCGCGCCTGTTGCTGGCGAAGGCCTCCGGCCTTTCGGTCGAGGCGCTGATTGCGCATGGTCCCGAGTCCGCTCCGCCGCCGGTCGTGGCTGCTTTGCGCTCTCTGACGGCCCGACGCGTTCAACGCGAGCCGATGGCCTACATTCTGGGCGAGCGCGAATTCTGGGGATTGCCCTTCAAGGTGACGCCCGCGGTGTTGGTGCCGAGACCCGACAGCGAGACACTGATCGAAGCGGCGTTGACGCTGCTGGCCGACCGGCATCGCGCCTGGCGGCTGCTCGATCTCGGCGTGGGGTCGGGGTGCCTGCTGCTGACGCTCCTGAAGGAACTGCCGCAGGCAAACGGCGTCGGGCTGGAGGCCTCCCACGATGCTCTCGCAGTCGCGCGGCGCAACGCGGTTTCTCTGGGCGTCACGTCCCGAGCGACCCTCGTGCAGGGCGATTGGCGGCAGGCGGGCTGGGAGGACCGGCTGGGCGGCCCGTTCGACCTCGTCGTGTCCAATCCGCCCTATATCGAGACGGCGGCGATTTCGGGATTGATGCCGGAAGTCTCCCGCTACGAGCCGCGCGCGGCCCTCGACGGCGGTCCGGACGGTCTGGACGCTTACCGCACGATCAGCCTGGCTGGTTGCAGGCTGGTCACCCCCGGCGGCCACCTGCTGATGGAGGTTGGGCAGGGTCAAGCCACTGAGGTAGCTGGCATTTTTGCCGCTGCCGGCCTGTCGCCGCGGCCCCCGTGGAAGGATTTGGGGGGTGTTGAAAGAGTGGTCGGGGCGCGCCATTAA
- a CDS encoding DUF4167 domain-containing protein: protein MRPNNRQRSRGGRSGGGGGGHHKQHHNPNRPPNRNQIFDSSGPDVRVRGNAHQVFDKYQALAREAAASGDRIMAEAYWQYADHYFRVIQSMGGFTHRNNQGWGEGSGEEGQQPGAPQQPGQPPLPAQANGNGAGYAPEGRNADRGQNEAEPGLGGVAFLQNGRATANPDPAAEDQPDVPDFTPATTGRRG, encoded by the coding sequence ATGAGACCAAACAATCGTCAGCGGTCGCGCGGCGGCCGTAGTGGTGGTGGCGGTGGCGGCCATCACAAGCAGCATCACAATCCCAACCGTCCGCCGAACCGGAACCAGATCTTCGACAGCAGCGGTCCCGACGTCCGGGTCCGCGGCAACGCCCATCAAGTATTCGACAAATACCAGGCACTGGCCCGCGAAGCGGCCGCGTCGGGCGATCGGATCATGGCGGAGGCCTATTGGCAGTATGCCGATCACTACTTCCGGGTGATCCAGTCGATGGGCGGCTTCACGCATCGCAACAACCAGGGCTGGGGAGAGGGCAGCGGCGAGGAAGGCCAGCAGCCGGGCGCTCCGCAGCAGCCCGGCCAGCCGCCTTTGCCAGCCCAAGCCAACGGCAATGGCGCCGGATATGCGCCCGAAGGTCGGAATGCCGACCGCGGCCAGAACGAAGCGGAGCCCGGCTTGGGTGGCGTAGCCTTCCTGCAGAACGGCCGTGCTACCGCCAATCCCGATCCGGCGGCCGAGGATCAGCCGGACGTTCCGGATTTCACACCGGCGACCACCGGTCGGCGCGGTTAG
- the clpB gene encoding ATP-dependent chaperone ClpB gives MNQEKYTERMRGFLQSAQMLALRSGHQRFIPDHLLKVLLDDPEGLAANLIAAAGGDSRAVHRAVEATLAKQPKVEGQGAGQIYMAPETARVFDQAEAIAEKAGDSFVTVERMLMALVLAKGTDAAEALAKGGVTPQALEKAIADLRKGRTADSPTAEGSYDALKKYARDLTQAAREGKLDPVIGRDEEIRRTIQVLSRRTKNNPVLIGEPGVGKTAIAEGLALRIVNDDVPESLKGKKLMALDLGAMVAGAKYRGEFEERLKAVLSEIAAAEGDIIVFIDELHTLIGAGKADGAMDASNMLKPALARGELHCVGATTLDEYRKHIEKDAALARRFQPVFVAEPTVEDTISILRGLKEKYELHHGVRIADGAIVAAATLSNRYITDRFLPDKAIDLMDEAASRIRMQVDSKPEELDELDRRVIQLKIEREALKKESDQASRDRLERLEKDLAELEQKSAALTAQWKSAKDKLADSQKLKEQLDKARSELEIAQRKGELGRAGELAYGVIPDLEKKLKEAEGQAVQGGKGVKEEVTPEDIAAVVSRWTGVPVDKMLEGERAKLLRMEEQLGKRVIGQEEAIRAVSNAVRRARAGLQDPNRPIGSFLFLGPTGVGKTELTKAIAEFLFNDDQAMVRIDMSEFMEKHAVSRLIGAPPGYVGYDEGGVLTEAVRRRPYQVILFDEVEKAHPDVFNVLLQVLDDGRLTDGQGRTVDFKNTLIVLTSNLGSSYLAALKEGESTDTVREQVMEEVRRAFRPEFLNRLDEILLFSRLSRANMTDIVEIQLNRLRKLLSDRKIDLEVDGKALQWLANRGYDPVYGARPLKRVIQRSLQNPLATLLLEGKIADGQTVEIGVEKGELTVDGERVMSEAAD, from the coding sequence ATGAACCAAGAGAAATACACGGAGCGCATGCGGGGTTTCCTGCAGAGTGCCCAGATGCTGGCGCTGCGCTCGGGCCATCAGCGCTTCATTCCCGACCATTTGCTGAAAGTGCTGCTCGACGACCCCGAGGGGCTGGCGGCCAATCTGATTGCCGCCGCGGGCGGCGATTCTCGGGCGGTGCATCGCGCGGTCGAGGCGACGCTTGCCAAGCAGCCCAAGGTCGAGGGCCAGGGTGCCGGCCAGATCTACATGGCGCCGGAAACCGCGCGCGTTTTCGACCAGGCCGAGGCCATAGCCGAGAAGGCGGGCGATTCCTTCGTGACCGTCGAGCGCATGTTGATGGCGCTGGTGCTGGCCAAGGGCACCGATGCAGCCGAGGCGCTGGCCAAGGGCGGCGTCACACCGCAAGCGCTCGAGAAGGCGATCGCTGACCTGCGCAAAGGACGCACTGCCGATTCACCCACGGCCGAAGGCAGCTACGACGCGCTCAAGAAATATGCCCGCGACCTCACCCAGGCGGCGCGCGAGGGCAAGCTCGACCCGGTGATCGGTCGTGACGAGGAAATCCGCCGCACCATCCAGGTGCTGAGCCGCCGCACGAAGAACAATCCCGTGCTGATCGGCGAGCCCGGCGTCGGCAAGACCGCCATCGCCGAGGGGCTCGCGTTGCGCATCGTCAACGACGACGTGCCCGAATCGCTCAAGGGCAAGAAGCTGATGGCGCTCGATCTCGGCGCCATGGTCGCGGGCGCCAAGTATCGCGGCGAGTTCGAGGAGCGGCTGAAGGCCGTGCTTTCCGAGATCGCCGCCGCCGAGGGCGACATCATCGTCTTCATCGACGAGCTGCACACGCTGATCGGCGCCGGCAAGGCCGACGGCGCGATGGATGCGTCAAACATGCTGAAGCCCGCGCTGGCGCGTGGCGAGCTGCATTGCGTCGGTGCAACCACCCTCGACGAGTACCGCAAGCACATCGAGAAGGACGCAGCCCTTGCCCGCCGCTTCCAGCCCGTGTTCGTGGCCGAACCGACGGTCGAGGACACGATCTCGATCTTGCGCGGCCTCAAGGAGAAGTACGAGCTGCATCACGGCGTGCGCATCGCCGACGGCGCCATCGTTGCCGCCGCGACGCTTTCCAACCGCTACATCACCGACCGTTTCCTGCCGGACAAGGCGATCGATCTGATGGACGAGGCGGCGAGCCGCATCCGCATGCAGGTCGACAGCAAGCCCGAGGAGCTCGACGAGCTCGACCGGCGCGTCATCCAGCTCAAGATCGAGCGCGAGGCGCTCAAGAAGGAGAGCGATCAGGCATCGCGCGACCGGCTGGAGCGGCTCGAGAAGGATCTGGCCGAGCTCGAGCAGAAGTCCGCCGCGCTCACCGCGCAGTGGAAGTCGGCCAAGGACAAGCTCGCCGACTCGCAGAAGCTCAAGGAGCAGCTCGACAAGGCGCGCTCCGAGCTCGAGATCGCGCAGCGCAAGGGCGAGCTGGGCCGGGCGGGCGAACTCGCCTACGGCGTGATTCCCGATCTGGAGAAGAAGCTCAAGGAGGCCGAGGGCCAGGCCGTCCAGGGCGGCAAGGGGGTGAAGGAGGAGGTCACGCCCGAGGATATCGCCGCCGTCGTCTCGCGCTGGACCGGCGTGCCCGTCGACAAGATGCTGGAAGGCGAGCGGGCCAAGCTCCTGCGCATGGAGGAGCAGCTCGGCAAGCGCGTTATCGGCCAGGAAGAGGCGATCCGCGCCGTCTCCAACGCCGTGCGCCGTGCGCGTGCCGGCCTGCAGGATCCCAACCGGCCGATCGGCTCGTTCCTGTTCCTCGGCCCCACCGGCGTGGGCAAGACGGAGCTCACCAAGGCGATCGCCGAGTTCCTGTTCAACGACGACCAGGCGATGGTGCGCATCGACATGAGCGAGTTCATGGAGAAGCATGCCGTCAGCCGCCTGATCGGCGCGCCTCCGGGTTATGTCGGCTACGACGAAGGCGGCGTGCTGACCGAAGCGGTGCGGCGTCGGCCGTACCAGGTGATCCTGTTCGACGAGGTCGAGAAGGCGCACCCGGACGTCTTCAACGTGCTGTTGCAGGTCCTCGACGACGGCCGTCTGACCGATGGGCAGGGCCGCACGGTCGACTTCAAGAACACGCTGATCGTGCTCACCTCCAACCTCGGCAGCTCCTATCTGGCCGCGCTCAAGGAGGGTGAATCGACTGACACCGTGCGCGAGCAGGTGATGGAGGAGGTGCGTCGCGCCTTCCGGCCGGAGTTCCTCAACCGCCTCGACGAGATCCTGCTGTTCAGTCGTCTCAGCCGCGCGAACATGACGGACATTGTCGAGATCCAGCTCAATCGCCTGCGCAAGCTGCTCAGCGACCGCAAGATCGACCTCGAGGTCGACGGCAAGGCGCTGCAATGGCTGGCCAACCGCGGCTACGACCCGGTCTACGGCGCGCGGCCGCTGAAGCGGGTGATCCAGCGCAGCCTGCAGAATCCGCTGGCGACCCTGCTGCTCGAAGGCAAGATCGCCGACGGGCAGACCGTGGAGATCGGTGTCGAGAAGGGCGAGCTCACCGTCGACGGCGAGCGGGTCATGAGCGAAGCCGCCGACTGA